A genomic window from Flavobacterium hankyongi includes:
- a CDS encoding ATPase gives MQNHFSFTSTFVVKDNFRTYNLEQCFRYLEQQGKEAYGKSFRIYDEDKPVICKLLIYAIQDVENALKLGLDLGKGIILSGPVGCGKTSIIHLIKPFVPPRYDYKIKSAREVSFEFAKHGYEALNFYTQKATNQNRLTGYCFDDLGAEQQIKHFGNDCNVMAEILISRYEQFVENKSVTHITTNLTASELENLYGNRLRSRMRSMFNLISFDRNSKDKR, from the coding sequence ATGCAGAACCACTTTAGTTTTACTAGCACATTCGTCGTAAAAGACAATTTTAGAACGTACAATTTAGAACAGTGCTTTAGATATCTTGAGCAACAAGGTAAAGAAGCGTATGGAAAAAGTTTCAGAATATATGATGAGGATAAACCGGTTATTTGCAAGTTACTCATATACGCAATCCAAGATGTCGAAAATGCATTAAAGTTGGGTTTAGATCTTGGTAAAGGAATTATTTTGTCAGGTCCCGTTGGCTGTGGAAAAACATCAATCATACACTTAATAAAGCCGTTTGTACCACCTAGATATGACTATAAAATAAAGTCGGCAAGGGAAGTTTCTTTTGAATTTGCAAAACACGGTTACGAAGCTCTAAATTTTTATACTCAAAAAGCGACCAATCAAAACCGTTTGACAGGTTATTGTTTTGACGATTTAGGAGCCGAACAACAAATCAAGCATTTCGGTAACGATTGCAATGTAATGGCAGAAATACTAATCAGTCGTTACGAACAGTTCGTGGAAAATAAGTCAGTAACTCACATTACGACTAATTTAACGGCATCTGAGCTCGAAAATCTTTATGGAAACCGTTTACGTTCCCGTATGCGAAGCATGTTCAATCTGATTAGTTTTGATAGAAATTCAAAGGACAAACGTTAA
- a CDS encoding transcriptional regulator codes for MRELHEKGYVIYEPSYNPFKGSMLQMVNLSHELKPVKRSEKTNSKNKQVIEQEVNKQQTSSETATEQALVSSINNINNTNNANILNLDKSKNDLKKDEFKNQSAISLSEPVEESKTKKKLREKKGEATENAIPPQWQYVVQFFSECNVPEIEAQKYYNHFQSNGWLVSGKSKMKNWKAAARNWMLNSQKFNKTNTQPQPNHLHTSIHKNYAEPL; via the coding sequence ATGCGGGAACTGCATGAGAAAGGATATGTTATTTACGAACCTTCATACAATCCGTTTAAAGGAAGTATGCTGCAAATGGTCAATTTATCCCATGAGCTAAAACCTGTAAAAAGAAGTGAAAAAACCAATTCAAAAAATAAACAAGTTATTGAACAGGAAGTAAACAAGCAGCAAACAAGTAGTGAAACAGCTACTGAACAAGCGCTGGTATCTTCTATAAACAATATAAACAATACAAACAATGCAAACATTTTAAACTTGGACAAAAGCAAAAATGACTTGAAAAAAGACGAGTTCAAAAATCAGTCAGCTATTAGTCTTTCCGAGCCTGTCGAGGAATCTAAAACCAAAAAAAAGTTGCGCGAAAAAAAAGGTGAAGCAACAGAAAATGCAATCCCGCCACAATGGCAATATGTAGTGCAGTTTTTCAGCGAGTGTAATGTTCCCGAAATCGAAGCCCAAAAATACTATAACCATTTTCAAAGCAACGGTTGGCTGGTAAGCGGAAAGTCAAAGATGAAAAACTGGAAAGCGGCAGCTAGAAATTGGATGCTGAACAGTCAAAAATTTAACAAAACTAACACGCAACCTCAACCAAATCATCTTCATACCTCAATTCATAAAAATTATGCAGAACCACTTTAG
- a CDS encoding helix-turn-helix domain-containing protein, which produces MAATIITTEDLREFKKELLEDIKKLLEVKSTSVSKQWLKSNEVRKLLGISSGTLQNYRINGSLTYTKIGGTLFYSNDDIEKLLSQNKINTAR; this is translated from the coding sequence ATGGCAGCAACAATTATTACAACCGAAGACTTAAGAGAGTTTAAGAAAGAACTATTGGAGGATATCAAAAAGCTATTAGAGGTCAAATCTACATCAGTTTCAAAACAATGGTTAAAATCAAACGAGGTTAGAAAACTGCTCGGAATTTCTTCCGGCACACTCCAAAATTATAGAATCAACGGAAGCCTTACATATACCAAAATAGGCGGCACTCTCTTTTATTCCAATGACGATATTGAAAAATTACTCTCCCAAAACAAAATCAACACAGCTAGATAA
- a CDS encoding RteC domain-containing protein, whose translation MKTITAHIDDFNQKCNAILETNDNHLKKANEGIQLCNRTLSVLKDKVEQHDFENVPDEIEFFKNHKPIPMSYLIYFTEVRSCELRTPKAGTSYKIEFLQKELKKVNKFFCKNADFVHYMEQGYSYLDHQFFTRNQRDNFPFTPMTDYYQFPEFSTSQDMLWSKVKAMYRFIHYIREALKNLKVNDAEIFEEKRHKVLVWTAPKTALIELIYALYSSGALNHGAADINTITSSFEDFFNVKLDNVYKTYNEIKERKSSKTKFLEELMLNLQLKISKEESV comes from the coding sequence ATGAAAACGATTACAGCGCACATTGACGATTTCAACCAAAAATGCAATGCCATTTTAGAAACAAACGATAACCATTTAAAGAAAGCAAACGAAGGTATTCAGTTATGCAACAGAACACTGTCGGTGTTAAAAGATAAGGTAGAGCAGCATGATTTTGAAAATGTGCCGGATGAAATCGAGTTCTTTAAAAATCATAAGCCCATTCCTATGAGTTACCTCATCTATTTTACAGAAGTTAGGTCGTGTGAGCTGCGCACGCCCAAAGCAGGTACTTCTTATAAGATTGAATTTCTTCAAAAAGAACTAAAAAAAGTCAATAAGTTTTTCTGTAAAAATGCTGATTTTGTGCATTATATGGAGCAAGGGTATAGTTACCTGGATCATCAGTTTTTTACAAGGAATCAAAGAGACAACTTCCCCTTTACTCCAATGACCGATTACTATCAGTTTCCTGAATTTTCCACTTCTCAGGATATGCTTTGGTCTAAAGTAAAAGCTATGTACCGATTCATTCACTACATAAGGGAAGCACTGAAGAATCTAAAGGTCAACGACGCTGAAATATTTGAAGAAAAAAGGCATAAGGTTTTGGTTTGGACTGCTCCAAAAACGGCCTTGATTGAGCTTATCTATGCACTTTATTCCAGTGGAGCGCTAAATCATGGAGCAGCCGATATTAATACCATTACCTCATCTTTCGAAGATTTCTTCAATGTGAAGCTGGACAATGTTTACAAAACTTACAATGAGATAAAAGAAAGGAAGAGCAGTAAAACCAAATTCCTTGAAGAATTAATGCTCAATTTGCAGCTGAAAATCAGTAAAGAAGAAAGTGTTTGA
- a CDS encoding aminotransferase class I/II-fold pyridoxal phosphate-dependent enzyme, with product MAKIKHNNFIDTVNSVISGAKNEGVLHLYAEDSFLNGRTLQIEGKQMFHFGTTGYLGLEQDERIKQAAINAIQKFGTQFPLSKTYISNPLYAELEAKIENMYGITPVITKNSTLGHLAVIPTVVRDEDAVILDHQVHWSVQNACQQLKLRGIPVEMIRHNNLNMLEDKIKELTNRNGKIWYMADGVYSMFGDFAPIPELIKLTQKYPQLHLYFDDVHGMSWKGKNGTGYVFDSFNELSNNVLIVTTLSKTFGASGAILICSDGKLREQIKNFGGPLTFSAQLEPASLAAASRSADIHLSPEITVLQNELTERIYYFNSLLENSNVPLIVKNDSPVFFIGTGMPATAYNLTQKLFKEGFFVNPGLYPAVPVKNTGIRITISQHNQKEDIKALADALQFHLPKALEETDNSLEKIQRSFRLETVFNKVKKENTDSGLLQFQFETSIHSIDKELWNSALGGQSVFDWEGMCYLEETFKNNPNPQDNWDFYYCVVKDTDNTPILVTFFTCALWKDDMLLPESISKQLEEKRKSNPLYHTSKVLSMGSLFTEGQHYYCNNQHHLQNKAIKMLLSKVEEVYHDINADMLVLRDFESNNSWNDLLHNQGFVKVDMPEACTVTDNTWATIEDFTKKLSPSFQKTF from the coding sequence ATGGCTAAAATTAAACACAACAACTTTATCGACACTGTAAATAGTGTCATTTCGGGTGCTAAAAATGAAGGCGTACTCCATTTGTATGCTGAAGATTCTTTCTTAAATGGCAGAACATTGCAAATTGAAGGTAAGCAAATGTTTCATTTCGGAACAACCGGTTACCTCGGTTTAGAGCAGGATGAAAGAATTAAGCAAGCAGCAATAAATGCAATTCAAAAATTCGGGACACAGTTCCCGCTTTCCAAAACGTATATATCAAATCCATTGTATGCTGAATTGGAAGCTAAAATTGAAAATATGTATGGCATAACACCTGTAATTACTAAAAACAGTACACTAGGGCATTTGGCAGTTATTCCAACAGTAGTTCGTGATGAAGATGCCGTTATCTTAGATCATCAGGTACATTGGAGCGTTCAAAATGCATGTCAGCAGCTCAAACTAAGAGGTATTCCGGTAGAAATGATTCGCCATAATAACCTAAACATGTTGGAAGACAAAATCAAAGAACTAACGAACAGAAACGGTAAGATATGGTATATGGCTGATGGTGTTTATTCTATGTTTGGCGATTTTGCACCAATCCCGGAATTGATAAAACTAACCCAGAAATACCCTCAGTTGCATTTGTATTTTGATGATGTTCACGGTATGAGTTGGAAAGGTAAAAACGGAACAGGCTATGTATTCGACTCTTTTAATGAATTATCAAACAATGTTTTAATCGTTACTACTTTAAGCAAAACTTTTGGGGCAAGTGGAGCAATCCTTATTTGTTCAGACGGGAAGCTAAGAGAGCAAATAAAAAACTTTGGAGGTCCACTAACATTTTCCGCACAACTAGAACCGGCTTCACTCGCAGCTGCATCTCGTTCAGCTGATATTCATTTATCTCCTGAAATCACAGTATTACAAAATGAATTAACGGAACGAATATATTACTTCAATTCATTATTAGAAAATTCAAATGTGCCACTAATTGTTAAGAATGATTCACCGGTTTTCTTTATAGGAACAGGTATGCCGGCTACTGCATATAATCTTACCCAAAAGCTTTTTAAGGAAGGCTTTTTTGTTAATCCGGGATTGTATCCTGCCGTTCCTGTTAAGAACACAGGTATTCGCATAACGATATCGCAGCACAATCAAAAAGAAGATATTAAAGCACTGGCGGATGCTTTGCAATTTCATTTACCGAAAGCTTTGGAAGAAACCGATAACAGTTTGGAAAAAATCCAAAGAAGTTTTCGTCTTGAAACAGTATTTAATAAAGTCAAAAAGGAAAACACTGATTCCGGGTTGTTGCAATTCCAGTTTGAAACATCAATTCATAGCATAGATAAAGAGCTTTGGAATAGTGCACTGGGAGGTCAAAGCGTTTTCGATTGGGAAGGAATGTGTTATTTAGAAGAAACATTCAAGAACAATCCGAATCCACAGGATAATTGGGATTTTTACTATTGTGTTGTAAAAGATACCGATAACACTCCAATCCTTGTAACGTTCTTCACTTGTGCACTATGGAAAGACGATATGCTGTTACCAGAATCCATTTCAAAACAGTTGGAGGAAAAACGAAAATCAAATCCTTTGTACCATACTTCAAAAGTATTGAGCATGGGATCACTTTTTACCGAAGGGCAGCACTATTATTGCAATAATCAGCATCATTTACAAAATAAGGCAATAAAAATGTTGCTTTCAAAAGTAGAGGAGGTGTACCATGATATAAATGCAGACATGCTGGTATTGAGAGATTTTGAATCAAATAACAGTTGGAATGATTTGCTGCACAATCAGGGTTTTGTAAAAGTAGATATGCCGGAAGCTTGTACGGTAACAGATAATACTTGGGCTACTATTGAAGATTTTACTAAGAAATTATCCCCCTCGTTCCAGAAAACATTTTAA
- a CDS encoding AraC family transcriptional regulator translates to MLLEMASGNFSQRIARTDEDDELESLTVLINMVAEEMQETLFPKGYINTHHLQQNLTSLSFIVDEDFIILSTIPEANTLLNYDTVSIEGLAFSKLLTDTSAQNFERLLATILVNEKVSTLSLNYLTSNQTEITSLFSSISRISNENKFIIHSIFVDSLENGNNHEDFDTPIRLPKTRRDDARLMQQVYDYILSNLENPLPSLKELSKIFGTNEHKLKEAFKYFFNTSIYQFYNDERLKRVHLLIEQTNMPLKSIAYMNGFNTYPNFSKAFKKKYGYSPTDLKRDCSK, encoded by the coding sequence ATGTTGCTTGAAATGGCCAGTGGCAATTTTAGTCAGCGAATAGCACGAACCGATGAAGATGATGAATTGGAGTCTTTAACTGTGCTTATCAATATGGTGGCTGAGGAAATGCAGGAAACACTGTTTCCTAAAGGTTACATCAATACGCATCATTTACAGCAAAACCTGACCAGCTTGAGTTTTATTGTTGATGAGGACTTTATAATCCTAAGTACTATTCCCGAAGCCAACACCCTTTTAAATTATGATACCGTTTCAATCGAAGGTTTAGCGTTTTCGAAATTGTTAACGGATACCTCAGCTCAAAATTTTGAGCGATTATTGGCTACTATTTTGGTCAATGAAAAAGTTTCCACTCTTTCCCTGAATTATCTTACTTCAAACCAAACGGAAATAACGTCATTGTTCAGTAGCATCTCCAGAATCTCAAATGAAAATAAATTTATTATTCATTCTATTTTTGTTGATTCTTTAGAAAATGGAAATAACCATGAAGATTTCGATACTCCAATTCGATTACCCAAAACGAGACGAGACGACGCCCGATTAATGCAGCAAGTATATGATTATATTCTATCTAATTTAGAAAACCCGCTTCCTTCACTAAAAGAACTTTCCAAGATTTTTGGAACGAATGAACACAAACTAAAAGAAGCTTTTAAATACTTCTTTAACACCAGCATTTATCAGTTTTATAATGACGAACGATTAAAAAGAGTGCATTTACTTATTGAACAAACCAATATGCCTTTGAAGAGCATTGCTTATATGAATGGCTTTAATACGTATCCTAATTTTTCGAAAGCTTTTAAGAAGAAATATGGGTACTCGCCTACTGATTTGAAAAGGGATTGCAGTAAATAG
- a CDS encoding DoxX family protein encodes MKWNATFKTILLESICLLYVVLFAYAALSKLLEFDNFQAQLGQSPLLSAFTGVMSYSVLGTELIIALLLCFSRTRYVGLLSALGLMVLFTAYIVIILNYSYFVPCSCGGILESLGWKEHLVFNIGFVVLALIGLLLITSNIRKTILQLSIIFPSCIAIMVGLYIASERTMHQENPFIRRFIQGSAFKTDETKLINNSQYIAGSDNETVYLADHLAPLHITAYDTTLKTKKRFKIELERDDFPFRTVQVKVLPPYFYLMDGTVPVIYRGLLSDWKGKILMKPNGYYFSKAEVTTPTTVVFRAQNINNGNNVLGTFQFDDSLKVTYAPKLLEKQVDGFFDTDGTMTFDNLTKKFIYTYYYRNQFIVSDPSLKLDYRGKTIDTISHVNFKTAYIKETKQRKMASPPLTVNQLTAFSNGLLFVNSKIAGRYEAKEMWQQASIVDIYDTRNNSYLSSIYIYHVGKERLQSMYVIGDNLYAIIGSNLHRYHLNTNLIRKKT; translated from the coding sequence ATGAAATGGAATGCAACTTTTAAAACTATTTTACTTGAAAGTATTTGTTTACTGTATGTTGTTTTATTTGCTTACGCGGCTTTAAGTAAACTACTTGAATTTGACAACTTTCAGGCACAACTTGGGCAATCCCCTCTTTTGAGTGCTTTTACAGGAGTTATGTCTTACAGCGTACTTGGGACTGAGCTTATTATTGCACTACTGCTTTGTTTTTCTAGAACACGGTATGTTGGTTTGTTATCTGCTTTAGGGCTGATGGTCCTTTTTACTGCTTATATCGTAATTATTTTAAACTACTCGTACTTTGTACCTTGTTCTTGTGGCGGCATTTTGGAATCGCTTGGATGGAAGGAACATCTTGTTTTTAATATAGGTTTTGTGGTTTTGGCATTGATTGGTTTGCTTCTTATCACAAGTAATATTCGTAAAACTATTCTTCAGCTCTCTATTATTTTTCCCTCTTGTATTGCAATTATGGTTGGGCTTTATATAGCTTCGGAACGGACCATGCATCAGGAAAATCCCTTTATCCGTAGGTTTATCCAAGGCTCGGCATTTAAGACTGATGAAACAAAGTTGATTAATAACTCGCAATACATCGCAGGTTCTGATAATGAAACTGTTTACTTAGCCGATCATTTAGCTCCTTTGCACATTACCGCTTATGACACCACATTAAAAACCAAGAAACGATTCAAAATTGAGCTGGAACGTGACGATTTTCCTTTTCGTACTGTACAAGTTAAAGTACTGCCTCCTTATTTCTATCTCATGGATGGCACGGTTCCGGTTATCTATCGTGGATTACTCTCGGATTGGAAAGGAAAAATCCTGATGAAGCCGAATGGCTATTATTTCTCGAAAGCGGAAGTTACTACACCGACAACTGTCGTTTTCCGAGCTCAAAATATAAATAATGGGAACAATGTATTGGGAACATTTCAATTTGATGATTCTTTGAAAGTTACTTATGCTCCTAAACTTTTAGAAAAACAAGTTGACGGTTTTTTTGATACTGACGGGACTATGACATTTGACAACTTAACCAAAAAATTTATATACACTTATTATTACCGAAATCAGTTTATTGTATCTGACCCAAGTTTAAAACTTGATTATCGTGGTAAGACCATTGATACTATTAGTCATGTAAACTTTAAAACTGCCTACATAAAGGAAACCAAACAACGAAAAATGGCTTCACCACCCCTTACAGTAAATCAACTGACTGCTTTTTCAAACGGTTTGTTGTTTGTGAATTCTAAAATTGCTGGTCGCTATGAAGCTAAAGAAATGTGGCAGCAAGCTTCTATTGTGGATATTTATGACACACGGAACAATTCTTATTTATCGAGCATTTACATCTATCATGTGGGAAAAGAAAGGCTACAATCGATGTATGTTATTGGGGATAATCTATATGCCATTATTGGTTCCAACTTGCACCGATACCATCTGAATACAAATCTTATCCGTAAAAAGACTTAA
- a CDS encoding DUF6520 family protein: MKTIAKVILPVLAFTMASAGAISTNDAKVKEAEKPVLITGFIQNPSPSNCLDVAVECSPINTGQICMTSEATPRQVWRKNAANQCSLNLYKVLH, encoded by the coding sequence ATGAAAACAATTGCAAAAGTGATTTTGCCAGTATTGGCATTCACAATGGCCAGCGCAGGTGCTATCAGTACTAATGACGCAAAAGTTAAGGAAGCTGAAAAACCTGTTCTAATTACAGGATTCATTCAAAATCCTTCTCCATCAAACTGTTTGGATGTTGCAGTAGAATGTTCTCCCATAAACACCGGACAGATCTGTATGACTAGCGAAGCTACTCCAAGACAGGTTTGGCGAAAAAACGCTGCTAACCAGTGTAGTCTGAACCTGTATAAAGTGCTTCACTAA
- a CDS encoding alpha/beta hydrolase family protein: MGITNVSNYEGTSNGNYLITEETISSESKRLCIRNLQGKLLQAIDEVGQYVWNDAKTKILFTTTGSIPSVTIISLVAKPQIKLVYQNTNTIYSALTWQENGEDVVFYRTSVKNDKQSEVVYFNSKENKCYNLNETSSGFPKDFRIDTNSNIALKLSTDGSKVFFGIQSTLEKPDKENFEGVEIWNANDKMIYPERKLRASVGNPQLLAVWWPKTGKVKTITSEEESWVMLTGNQQYAITANPIQYEPEYKLFADRDFYLTELATGNKIKLLEKQSGQQEMIRVQPNGKYIVYFREGNWWSYDTNLNKHRNITKQLQSDWDNRKTDPGAEQNVWGLAGFTSDYKSVLLYDYYDVWLIDLQGKKSYRLTKGKETKTRFRIKVSPTSYTNYSGLPDALINLKDTQILTALNLYDGSNGFHKLRPNKSIISLVTEQGAAGRLFMSKNEQAFVYETQKFDVPPRLMFKEKDKVNHKIIYKSNPHHDKYFWGKSEMIHFKAPSGNQLNGALFYPENYKPGQKYPMIVWIYDTVSRELNQYVNPTLNNPIGLNITNLTANGYFVLLPDIEFQKGSPGKSALNCVTVAVNKVIEMGYTELGKIGLKGQSFGAYETNYIISQTNLFSAAVSGAGVSDVARHYFTINSNDNLIDAWRYENQQYRMGKSFFDDPQGYLDNSPLMQATGINTPLLTWAGLEDDNVRPEQALTLYIALRRVNKKHIMLRYPNDGHIFVNANNQIDLTNRIQQWFDHFLKKEPAANWIHKGTE; this comes from the coding sequence ATGGGCATCACAAATGTTTCCAATTACGAGGGAACCTCTAATGGAAATTATCTCATTACTGAAGAAACGATATCAAGCGAAAGTAAAAGACTTTGCATCCGGAATCTTCAAGGGAAACTATTGCAAGCCATAGATGAAGTAGGGCAGTATGTTTGGAATGATGCCAAAACAAAAATCCTGTTCACAACAACAGGTTCAATACCTTCTGTTACTATAATCAGTCTTGTTGCAAAACCACAAATTAAATTGGTTTATCAAAATACAAATACTATATACAGTGCTTTGACTTGGCAGGAAAACGGGGAAGATGTGGTGTTTTATCGAACAAGTGTTAAAAACGATAAGCAATCCGAAGTGGTGTATTTCAATAGTAAAGAAAACAAGTGCTATAACTTAAATGAAACAAGTTCAGGTTTTCCAAAAGACTTTAGAATAGATACCAATTCTAACATTGCATTAAAACTTTCAACCGATGGGAGCAAAGTGTTTTTCGGAATACAAAGCACACTCGAAAAACCTGATAAGGAAAACTTCGAGGGTGTTGAAATATGGAATGCGAACGACAAGATGATTTACCCTGAAAGAAAATTGCGGGCTTCTGTAGGTAATCCACAATTGTTGGCAGTATGGTGGCCTAAAACCGGAAAGGTGAAAACAATTACCTCAGAAGAAGAATCGTGGGTAATGCTAACAGGTAATCAGCAATACGCCATAACTGCCAATCCAATCCAGTACGAACCCGAATACAAACTTTTTGCAGACAGAGACTTTTACCTCACGGAACTGGCAACCGGAAATAAAATAAAGCTCTTGGAAAAACAATCAGGTCAGCAGGAAATGATAAGAGTGCAACCCAACGGAAAGTATATTGTTTATTTTAGAGAAGGCAATTGGTGGAGTTATGATACTAACCTGAATAAGCATAGAAATATTACAAAACAGTTACAGTCAGATTGGGATAACCGTAAAACAGATCCCGGAGCAGAACAAAATGTATGGGGCTTGGCAGGTTTCACAAGCGATTACAAATCAGTACTGCTTTACGATTATTACGATGTTTGGTTAATCGATTTGCAAGGAAAGAAAAGCTATAGGCTTACAAAAGGTAAAGAAACCAAAACTAGGTTTCGTATTAAAGTAAGCCCGACATCGTATACTAACTATTCAGGCCTTCCGGATGCTTTAATCAATCTAAAAGATACACAAATACTAACGGCATTAAATCTTTACGATGGGAGCAATGGCTTTCACAAGTTGCGACCAAATAAATCGATAATTTCGTTAGTTACAGAACAGGGAGCAGCAGGCAGATTGTTTATGTCGAAGAATGAACAGGCTTTTGTTTATGAAACTCAAAAGTTTGATGTACCGCCAAGGCTAATGTTTAAAGAAAAAGATAAGGTAAATCATAAGATTATATATAAAAGTAATCCGCATCACGACAAGTATTTTTGGGGCAAGTCAGAAATGATACACTTCAAAGCGCCCTCAGGAAATCAACTAAACGGAGCACTGTTTTATCCGGAAAATTACAAGCCGGGTCAAAAATACCCTATGATAGTCTGGATTTACGATACGGTCTCACGGGAACTAAACCAATATGTAAATCCAACACTCAATAATCCCATTGGCTTAAACATTACCAATCTTACGGCTAACGGATATTTTGTTTTATTACCGGATATCGAATTTCAAAAAGGTAGTCCGGGAAAATCCGCTTTAAATTGTGTAACTGTTGCCGTCAATAAAGTAATCGAAATGGGTTACACAGAGCTGGGTAAAATAGGGTTAAAAGGACAATCATTCGGAGCCTACGAAACTAATTACATTATATCCCAAACCAATTTGTTTTCCGCTGCGGTTAGTGGGGCAGGCGTTTCTGATGTTGCAAGACATTATTTCACGATAAACAGTAACGATAATTTGATAGATGCTTGGCGATACGAAAACCAACAGTATCGTATGGGAAAATCTTTTTTTGATGATCCGCAGGGCTATCTGGATAATTCACCATTAATGCAAGCAACTGGAATAAATACCCCTTTATTAACGTGGGCTGGTTTAGAAGACGACAATGTAAGACCGGAACAAGCCTTAACTTTATACATCGCCTTAAGAAGAGTAAACAAAAAGCACATTATGCTCAGGTATCCCAATGATGGTCACATCTTTGTTAATGCTAACAATCAGATAGATTTGACTAACCGTATACAACAATGGTTCGACCATTTTCTAAAGAAAGAACCGGCAGCAAATTGGATTCATAAAGGAACAGAATAA
- a CDS encoding RagB/SusD family nutrient uptake outer membrane protein: MRKSIIIYCLLMVLVVTTACENFVEVDTPKNQLTGVVVFEDRNTANAAVSDIFAKLRDNGLITGTSLGTSVNLGLYSDELLYYGTADENVSHIFNNSLMASNPTARQFWNDGYHQIYCANAVIEGCLQSVKLSQSDKNLFIGEALFIRALVHFYLVNLFNDVPYITTTDYQQNRLATRISKAQVYEQVVSDLLQAMELLPQSYLTPERVRPNKATAKALLARVFLYQENWLLAETMATEVIDNPDYIWEPNLDRIFLKESTATIWQFAPKLSGNNADEASVFIFTSGPPPFVGLNPNLVTAFEPTDLRKSHWINTITDGTNAWYHAYKYKQNTNTGTSLEYSVIFRLAEQYLIRAEARLKQGNEIGAKSDVNLIRNTAGLPDTPATTEASLFDEIMAQRRLEFFTEYGHRFFDLKRTGRLNTELSPNKPGWNTTDAHWPIPETELLANPNMTQNSGY, translated from the coding sequence ATGCGAAAATCAATTATAATATACTGTTTATTGATGGTGTTAGTAGTAACAACGGCTTGCGAGAATTTTGTCGAAGTCGACACACCAAAAAACCAACTCACCGGCGTAGTGGTTTTCGAAGACCGTAACACAGCCAACGCCGCCGTATCGGATATCTTCGCCAAACTCCGTGATAACGGATTAATTACGGGAACTTCACTTGGGACTTCCGTAAATCTTGGGTTGTACTCAGATGAGTTATTATATTACGGCACGGCCGACGAAAACGTATCCCATATTTTCAACAACAGCCTAATGGCATCCAATCCAACCGCAAGGCAATTCTGGAATGATGGCTACCATCAAATTTATTGTGCCAATGCAGTTATAGAAGGCTGTCTGCAATCGGTTAAACTTTCGCAATCAGATAAAAACCTGTTTATTGGCGAAGCCCTTTTTATAAGAGCGCTGGTACATTTTTATTTGGTTAATCTCTTTAACGATGTGCCTTACATTACCACTACAGATTATCAGCAAAATCGTTTAGCGACGCGTATTTCAAAAGCACAGGTATATGAGCAGGTAGTTTCAGATTTACTTCAGGCTATGGAACTCTTGCCGCAGAGTTATCTAACCCCGGAGCGCGTCCGCCCAAATAAAGCCACCGCCAAAGCATTACTGGCAAGAGTATTTTTGTATCAGGAAAATTGGTTGCTTGCCGAAACCATGGCAACAGAAGTTATCGATAATCCCGATTACATTTGGGAGCCGAATTTAGATAGAATCTTCCTCAAAGAAAGCACAGCAACCATTTGGCAGTTCGCTCCAAAACTTTCGGGAAATAATGCAGATGAAGCTTCGGTTTTTATTTTCACAAGTGGTCCACCGCCATTTGTCGGGTTAAATCCAAACTTAGTTACAGCTTTCGAACCAACAGACCTTCGAAAGTCCCATTGGATAAACACAATAACAGACGGAACAAATGCTTGGTATCACGCCTACAAGTACAAGCAAAATACTAATACCGGAACGTCTTTAGAATATTCGGTAATCTTCCGTCTGGCAGAACAGTATTTAATCAGGGCAGAAGCAAGGTTAAAACAAGGAAACGAGATTGGGGCAAAATCAGATGTAAACCTTATCCGAAACACTGCGGGCTTACCAGATACACCAGCAACCACCGAAGCATCGTTATTCGATGAAATCATGGCACAACGCCGTTTAGAATTTTTTACCGAATATGGTCACCGCTTTTTCGACCTCAAAAGAACAGGACGCTTAAACACAGAACTAAGTCCAAACAAACCCGGTTGGAATACTACAGATGCTCACTGGCCAATTCCCGAAACCGAATTACTTGCAAACCCCAACATGACACAAAACTCAGGATACTAA